From one Microlunatus sp. Gsoil 973 genomic stretch:
- a CDS encoding methyl-accepting chemotaxis protein, with amino-acid sequence MTRRPGGWRSVLRRFSVQLVAVMLLVSVPLMIVLAIVLTRAASSSLTDAAGRQGQDVAGALSLRVDDWLSERRADVTLVADTLSGNGELGGKQTDALLARYDKTYRDYTALEVVDPQGRVLSSSGATFQAARQSWFHEALGANAPVLTSPEPAGDHVNWVVARRILDPNGRVAGVVAGNLSPTSLPHLLNTDLNSGAEILIVDTQNRVVYDTNMGRISDDSALLDAGGLRTTMSDNIAVSMARQNDTGVARYKNASGDDVIGGYNLAEDLDWVVISQQRASTVLAPVISARNRAIVVVAIATAVAAVVSIALARRSTRPVRRLTGVARRVADGDLDARAPETGPAEFAELSHTFNAMLDTTQQLIDQVGAAAVEVNSAAAELSASSDELAATTTQQSAAVTEATATTEELARSSAAIADTVDGVSRQTAETRDNLAQAEADIATSSERTLTLAGRVNEIDSLLVLINDIADQTNLLALNAAIEAARAGEHGLGFAVVADEVRRLAERSKSSAGDIASIVSAVQDETNATVMAMEKGAKQMQLGLNLLDGVTDASDQVRLTTQQQRSATAQVVETMEQLADASRQVSATAREIAGAAGNLAELAGNLESSGAATVVRSSDGHR; translated from the coding sequence ATGACGCGTCGGCCCGGCGGTTGGCGTTCGGTCCTGCGTCGCTTCTCGGTCCAGCTCGTAGCGGTGATGCTCCTGGTGTCGGTACCGCTGATGATCGTGCTGGCGATCGTGCTGACACGTGCGGCATCCTCGAGCCTCACCGATGCCGCCGGCCGCCAAGGGCAGGACGTCGCGGGCGCGCTCTCGCTCCGGGTCGACGACTGGCTGTCGGAGAGGCGCGCGGACGTGACCCTGGTTGCTGACACCCTCTCCGGCAACGGAGAACTCGGCGGAAAGCAGACCGACGCGCTGCTCGCTCGGTACGACAAGACCTATCGCGACTACACGGCTCTGGAAGTCGTGGATCCGCAGGGTCGGGTGCTCTCCTCCAGCGGCGCAACATTTCAGGCCGCACGGCAGTCGTGGTTCCATGAGGCACTCGGCGCAAACGCACCGGTGCTGACGTCGCCGGAACCTGCCGGTGATCACGTCAATTGGGTGGTCGCCAGGCGAATACTCGACCCGAACGGTCGGGTGGCGGGGGTTGTCGCCGGCAATCTCAGCCCCACTTCGCTCCCCCATCTGTTGAACACCGATCTCAACAGCGGCGCTGAGATCCTCATCGTCGACACCCAGAACCGTGTCGTCTACGACACCAATATGGGCAGGATCAGCGACGACAGCGCGCTTCTGGACGCCGGCGGGTTACGCACCACAATGTCGGACAACATCGCCGTGTCGATGGCCCGGCAGAATGACACCGGCGTTGCCCGATACAAGAACGCGTCAGGTGACGACGTGATCGGCGGATACAACCTCGCCGAGGACCTGGACTGGGTGGTCATCTCCCAGCAGCGAGCCAGCACAGTGCTGGCGCCGGTGATCAGCGCACGGAACCGAGCCATCGTCGTCGTCGCCATCGCGACCGCCGTGGCCGCTGTCGTGTCGATCGCCCTGGCGAGGCGGAGCACTCGTCCGGTCCGCCGGCTGACCGGCGTCGCCCGCCGGGTGGCCGACGGCGACCTGGACGCCCGCGCACCGGAGACCGGCCCTGCAGAGTTCGCCGAACTGAGCCACACGTTCAACGCCATGCTGGACACGACCCAGCAACTCATCGACCAGGTCGGGGCTGCGGCCGTTGAGGTCAACTCGGCGGCGGCCGAACTGTCGGCCTCGTCCGATGAGTTGGCCGCCACCACCACCCAGCAGAGCGCCGCAGTCACCGAGGCCACAGCGACAACCGAGGAACTGGCACGGTCCTCGGCAGCGATCGCGGACACGGTGGACGGTGTCAGTCGTCAGACCGCGGAGACCCGAGACAATCTCGCCCAGGCCGAAGCCGACATCGCCACCTCCAGCGAGCGCACCCTGACACTCGCCGGTCGGGTCAACGAGATCGATTCTCTCCTGGTCCTGATCAACGACATTGCCGACCAAACCAATCTGCTGGCGCTGAACGCCGCCATCGAGGCCGCTCGAGCCGGCGAGCACGGTCTCGGGTTCGCGGTGGTCGCCGATGAGGTTCGCCGCCTGGCTGAACGGTCGAAATCCTCGGCCGGAGATATCGCCTCGATCGTTTCGGCCGTGCAGGACGAGACGAACGCCACGGTCATGGCGATGGAGAAGGGTGCCAAGCAGATGCAGCTCGGCCTGAACCTACTCGACGGTGTAACCGACGCCAGCGATCAAGTTCGCCTGACCACCCAGCAACAGCGCAGCGCCACAGCACAGGTGGTGGAGACCATGGAACAACTCGCGGACGCGAGTCGGCAGGTCTCGGCGACAGCGCGGGAGATCGCCGGTGCCGCCGGAAACCTGGCCGAACTCGCCGGCAATCTGGAGTCCAGCGGCGCCGCGACCGTGGTCCGCTCGAGCGACGGACACCGATGA
- a CDS encoding phage tail protein, protein MPEPFLAEIRMFSGNFAPNGWALCNGQLMAISQNTALFSLLGTTYGGDGRVTFALPNLMGVAPMQQGQGAGLSARRLGEIGGQQNVTVAGPQMPAHTHLANAVDAAGDATTPNDAIWASARLGRIGTNMYADNPPDKSMSPSAIGMTGGGQPHNNMPPYLCVSFIIALQGIFPQRP, encoded by the coding sequence ATGCCTGAACCTTTTCTCGCCGAGATCCGAATGTTCAGCGGCAACTTCGCCCCGAACGGGTGGGCGCTGTGCAACGGCCAACTGATGGCCATCTCCCAGAACACCGCACTGTTCTCACTGCTCGGCACGACCTACGGCGGCGACGGCCGTGTCACCTTCGCCCTGCCCAACCTCATGGGTGTTGCGCCCATGCAGCAAGGCCAGGGCGCCGGGCTGTCCGCGCGCCGGCTCGGCGAGATCGGAGGACAACAGAATGTGACGGTGGCGGGCCCGCAGATGCCTGCGCACACCCATCTCGCGAACGCGGTCGACGCCGCCGGCGACGCCACGACGCCGAACGATGCGATCTGGGCAAGCGCCCGGCTGGGTCGGATCGGTACCAACATGTACGCCGACAACCCACCCGACAAGTCGATGAGCCCGAGCGCGATCGGGATGACCGGTGGTGGTCAGCCGCACAACAACATGCCGCCCTATCTGTGCGTCAGCTTCATCATCGCGCTTCAGGGAATCTTCCCGCAGCGGCCGTGA
- a CDS encoding putative Ig domain-containing protein yields the protein MSTTSDISAGSGACGNSSTTPPSPLSLREATCIANNYGAGQAVTINVPTGTYPLTGGELRLGTVTGSNITLTGAGPANTVIDGNHANRVLEIDPSIVGGVQTSISGVTITNGRDDTFGGAGIAAGSGDRTDLDSLTVTDSVISNNQANFTAPSTSNNPGGGILFQGGRLTLTNATVSGNQSFSSAGSGVFYQAVGSTTGQTLTVTGSNFTGNSTANSGRSGTSGGALAVSGGSSTVTNSRFTGNAASSTGDETAVGGAIFQQTGNLTVTGSTFTGNSVTSPGTSGGGAILYTAGQAVLQHNRLVGNVGPGGVMTNSRTGTVDATANWWGCNSGPNTAGCETTTGTGITTEPRLVLTATADPTHVIGPNGTATLTASLLTDSADGAVGSAELAPAFDGVPVTFADPPGDATVTGDPGAHSVNLAGGEASIDYHSNTTTGPNNTQITLDNATVTAALEVDQPPAITSADTASFIPGTPAGFTITTTGYPAARITEVGGLPSGLAFQNNGDGSATISGTPAAGTGGSYPIDLTAANGVSPSATQTLTIKVGRPPAITSPATATFRIGSAGTFTVTTSGDPTVSRITASGSLPPGVTFSDNRDGTATIAGTPTGTGNTYPVTLTAANGVSPDATQNLTIQVDEAPVITLNPSDQTVAPDTSVSFSAAASGVPTPTVQWQRSTDGGHNFADIAGATSTTYAFRTTAADDGNQYRAVFSNGVGSAAVTTAAGLHVGSAPSFTSADQTSFLVGRPGVFPIGTTGVPKATLTAAGDQFPAWLTLSDNGDGTGTLSGTPPPGSAGSHQFTLKAVNGFSPAASQDFTLFVDDSPVITSADRATFTAGQAGSFAVTTTAGFPSSTALSASGPLPSGLTFHDNGNGTATLAGTPDAGTGGSTTITISATAVGGQADPATQRFTLTVLEPPTISSADHVTFSEGSPASFTVRTIAGNPKPVALSSLGALPSGVDFTDNRDGTATIAGTPNAGTRGVYTITVTASNGVDPDATQTFTLTVNAAPQVTSTDHVTVVVNTAGTFTVTTSGRPTPSVTQSGSLPPGMTFTDNTDGTATLGGTPTAGGRFTFTITAANGVLPDATQSFTATVNAAPVITSADHTAFAVGSTGAFTVTTTPGVPDATTITESGRLPSGVSFHDNGDGTATLAGTPAAGSGGRYPLTLTAGNGGPLDAKQSFTLTVTDVPAITSGDHTTFTVGDAGRFTVTTRPGFPAAVNLTQSGGLPSGITFTDNGDGTATLAGTPAAGTGGSYPLTITVANSIGDSGQAFTLTVIRRPQTITVTTIPPATAEVGGSYVPTATSDSGLPVTVSIDAATTNSACSISGAAVHFDAAGSCVVDFEQSGDGSFAPAAQVQQTITVSKVGTTIAVTASPSSSVYGQSVDATVTVAADSGTPTGSVQLGVDGTKVGAPVAVTGGSPVRRTLTGPGGGPLAPGSHVVTASFTPTDSTTYASATASVTQVVLQAATRTSLSVHAHTLRAVVTAVAPGAGTPTGTVSFLVGGHRVGTARLTRGVANQTYTVPVGRANRVAASYSGDRNFTASSVSTSRHDPKITASLSSAHHRSRFGWYRSPVTIRFTCTVTSARLTSHCPAPVVLRHQGANQSVSRTIAAADGGTATVVVRGVNIDLTRPKVSIKGPRDGATYKGSAPRARCAGLDRLSGVASCRLTKKTHGDRISYRATATDRAGNTVHRSVASTVLAYYVIGARYRHGAFTVRAGHAYTLVAAGPRHRPVYYDAAVHPKRPGKRDNAFHRAGYRKWTLGVYLERGMHRHRYWNIGIKAGGTLHIIKIRVS from the coding sequence GTGTCCACCACGTCCGACATTTCGGCCGGCAGCGGCGCCTGCGGCAACTCGAGCACCACGCCGCCCTCACCATTGAGCCTTCGTGAGGCCACCTGTATAGCCAACAATTACGGCGCCGGCCAGGCCGTGACGATCAACGTGCCAACCGGGACGTACCCGCTGACCGGCGGCGAGCTGCGGCTCGGCACCGTCACGGGTTCGAACATCACCCTGACTGGAGCCGGGCCGGCGAACACCGTCATCGACGGCAACCATGCCAACCGAGTGCTGGAGATCGATCCCTCCATCGTCGGCGGTGTGCAGACCAGCATCTCCGGCGTCACGATCACCAACGGTCGGGATGACACCTTCGGCGGAGCCGGCATCGCCGCGGGATCGGGTGACCGGACCGACCTGGACAGCCTGACCGTGACCGACTCGGTGATCAGCAACAACCAGGCCAACTTCACCGCGCCGAGCACCAGCAACAACCCCGGCGGAGGCATCCTCTTCCAGGGCGGCAGGTTGACCCTGACCAACGCCACCGTCAGCGGTAACCAGTCCTTCTCCAGCGCCGGGTCCGGCGTGTTCTACCAGGCCGTCGGCTCGACGACCGGACAGACGCTGACCGTCACCGGCTCCAACTTCACCGGCAACTCCACCGCGAACTCGGGCCGGTCCGGGACGTCCGGCGGCGCACTGGCCGTATCCGGTGGGTCGTCCACCGTGACCAACAGCCGCTTCACCGGCAACGCAGCCAGCTCTACCGGAGACGAGACCGCGGTCGGCGGCGCCATCTTCCAGCAGACCGGCAACCTCACCGTCACCGGCTCCACCTTCACCGGCAACTCGGTCACCAGCCCCGGCACCAGCGGCGGCGGAGCGATCCTCTACACCGCCGGCCAGGCGGTGCTGCAGCACAACCGACTGGTCGGCAACGTCGGCCCCGGCGGCGTGATGACCAACAGCCGGACCGGCACCGTTGACGCCACCGCCAACTGGTGGGGCTGCAACAGCGGGCCCAACACTGCCGGTTGTGAAACCACGACCGGCACTGGCATCACCACCGAACCAAGACTCGTGCTGACCGCCACCGCCGATCCGACTCACGTGATCGGCCCGAACGGCACCGCGACCCTGACCGCGTCACTGCTGACCGACTCGGCCGACGGCGCGGTCGGCTCGGCGGAGCTGGCACCGGCCTTCGACGGTGTCCCGGTCACGTTCGCCGACCCGCCGGGCGATGCAACCGTGACCGGCGATCCGGGTGCACACAGCGTCAACCTGGCCGGCGGCGAGGCCAGCATCGACTACCACTCGAACACCACGACGGGCCCGAACAACACCCAGATCACGCTGGACAACGCCACCGTCACCGCCGCGCTCGAGGTCGACCAGCCACCCGCCATCACCAGCGCCGACACCGCGAGCTTCATCCCCGGAACCCCAGCCGGCTTCACGATCACCACTACGGGCTACCCGGCGGCGAGGATCACCGAGGTCGGCGGTCTTCCGTCCGGGTTGGCCTTCCAGAACAACGGTGACGGCTCGGCGACCATCTCCGGCACTCCGGCGGCTGGCACCGGTGGCAGCTACCCGATAGACCTGACCGCGGCCAACGGCGTCTCCCCGAGCGCGACCCAGACGCTGACGATCAAGGTCGGCCGGCCGCCGGCGATCACCAGCCCGGCGACGGCCACCTTCCGGATCGGTTCGGCGGGCACCTTCACGGTGACCACCTCCGGCGACCCGACGGTGTCCAGGATCACCGCGTCCGGATCGCTACCACCCGGGGTGACGTTCTCCGACAACCGCGACGGCACCGCCACTATCGCCGGCACCCCGACCGGAACCGGTAACACCTACCCGGTGACGCTGACCGCCGCCAACGGAGTGTCACCGGACGCCACCCAGAATCTGACCATCCAGGTCGACGAGGCGCCAGTGATCACGCTGAACCCCAGCGACCAGACTGTTGCCCCCGACACCTCGGTGAGCTTCAGCGCGGCGGCCTCCGGTGTGCCGACCCCGACTGTGCAGTGGCAGCGGTCCACCGACGGTGGGCACAACTTCGCCGACATCGCCGGTGCGACGTCGACCACCTACGCCTTCCGTACGACGGCAGCCGACGACGGCAACCAGTACCGGGCGGTGTTCAGCAACGGCGTCGGATCGGCGGCCGTCACGACCGCCGCTGGCCTGCACGTAGGGAGCGCGCCCAGCTTCACCAGCGCCGACCAGACCAGCTTCCTTGTCGGCCGACCCGGCGTGTTCCCAATCGGGACGACGGGCGTACCGAAGGCAACGCTGACCGCAGCCGGAGACCAGTTCCCGGCCTGGCTGACCCTGAGCGACAACGGCGACGGCACCGGCACGCTGTCCGGAACCCCACCGCCAGGCAGCGCGGGTAGCCACCAGTTCACACTCAAGGCCGTCAACGGGTTCAGCCCGGCCGCTTCGCAGGACTTCACCCTGTTCGTGGATGACTCGCCGGTGATCACCAGCGCGGACCGCGCCACGTTCACGGCCGGACAGGCCGGCAGCTTCGCGGTGACCACAACGGCCGGATTCCCGTCCAGCACGGCACTGAGCGCGTCCGGTCCGCTGCCGTCCGGCCTGACGTTCCACGACAACGGCAACGGCACCGCGACCCTGGCCGGCACCCCGGACGCCGGCACCGGCGGCTCGACCACGATCACCATCTCCGCCACTGCGGTCGGCGGGCAGGCGGACCCGGCCACCCAACGCTTCACGCTCACCGTGCTCGAACCGCCGACCATCAGCAGCGCCGATCACGTCACCTTCAGCGAAGGTTCGCCCGCCTCGTTCACGGTACGGACCATTGCCGGCAACCCGAAGCCGGTCGCGCTCTCCAGCCTCGGCGCCCTGCCGTCGGGTGTCGACTTCACCGACAACCGGGACGGCACCGCGACGATCGCCGGAACCCCGAACGCGGGGACCCGTGGCGTGTACACGATCACCGTCACCGCCAGCAATGGTGTGGACCCGGACGCCACGCAGACCTTCACGCTGACCGTGAACGCTGCGCCGCAGGTCACCAGCACCGACCACGTCACCGTCGTCGTGAACACGGCGGGCACCTTCACCGTGACCACCAGCGGCCGGCCGACCCCGTCGGTGACGCAGTCCGGCAGCCTGCCACCGGGCATGACCTTCACCGACAACACAGACGGCACCGCGACGCTCGGCGGCACTCCGACCGCCGGAGGACGCTTCACCTTCACCATCACCGCAGCCAATGGCGTGCTCCCGGACGCGACCCAGAGCTTCACCGCCACTGTGAACGCCGCACCGGTGATCACCAGCGCCGACCACACAGCCTTCGCGGTCGGCTCAACCGGCGCATTCACGGTCACCACGACTCCAGGGGTTCCGGACGCGACAACGATCACCGAGAGCGGACGGCTACCGTCCGGTGTCAGCTTCCACGACAACGGCGATGGCACCGCAACGTTGGCGGGAACGCCGGCCGCCGGAAGCGGAGGCAGGTATCCGCTGACGCTGACCGCCGGCAACGGCGGACCGCTGGACGCGAAGCAGTCCTTCACGCTGACCGTCACCGACGTTCCCGCGATCACCAGCGGTGATCACACAACCTTCACCGTCGGCGACGCCGGCCGCTTCACGGTGACCACGCGCCCCGGATTCCCGGCGGCGGTGAACCTGACCCAATCCGGCGGCCTGCCGTCCGGTATCACCTTCACCGACAACGGCGACGGCACCGCGACCCTGGCCGGCACCCCCGCCGCCGGCACCGGTGGGTCCTATCCGCTGACCATCACCGTTGCGAATTCGATCGGCGACTCCGGCCAGGCATTCACCCTCACGGTCATCCGTCGGCCGCAGACCATCACCGTCACCACCATCCCGCCCGCCACCGCCGAGGTCGGCGGCAGTTACGTGCCGACGGCAACTTCGGACTCCGGGCTGCCTGTCACCGTGTCGATCGACGCGGCCACAACGAACTCGGCGTGCAGCATCAGCGGTGCGGCCGTGCACTTCGACGCCGCGGGCAGCTGCGTGGTGGACTTCGAGCAGTCCGGAGACGGATCCTTCGCGCCGGCGGCCCAGGTGCAGCAGACGATCACCGTGTCGAAGGTAGGGACCACGATCGCCGTCACCGCCTCGCCGAGCTCCTCGGTCTATGGGCAGTCCGTCGATGCGACCGTGACAGTGGCCGCCGACTCCGGCACGCCGACCGGATCGGTCCAGCTCGGAGTGGACGGTACGAAGGTCGGCGCCCCGGTGGCGGTGACCGGCGGTTCCCCGGTCCGCCGAACGCTGACCGGTCCCGGGGGCGGACCGCTGGCACCCGGTTCGCATGTCGTGACGGCGTCGTTCACGCCGACCGACAGCACCACCTACGCCTCTGCCACCGCTTCGGTCACCCAGGTGGTCCTCCAGGCAGCCACCAGAACCTCGCTGAGCGTTCATGCGCACACCCTGCGCGCCGTCGTGACCGCGGTCGCCCCCGGAGCCGGGACGCCGACCGGCACGGTCAGCTTCCTGGTCGGCGGCCACCGGGTCGGCACCGCACGACTGACCCGCGGCGTCGCGAACCAGACCTATACGGTGCCGGTCGGCCGGGCCAACAGGGTGGCCGCCAGCTACTCCGGCGACCGGAACTTCACCGCCTCCTCGGTGTCGACGAGTCGGCATGATCCCAAGATCACCGCCAGCTTGAGCAGCGCGCATCACCGCAGCCGGTTCGGCTGGTATCGCTCGCCGGTCACGATCAGATTCACCTGCACGGTGACGAGCGCGCGTCTCACCTCGCACTGTCCCGCGCCGGTGGTGCTGCGTCACCAAGGCGCCAACCAGTCGGTCTCACGGACGATCGCGGCCGCCGACGGCGGCACGGCCACCGTTGTGGTGCGCGGGGTCAACATCGATCTGACCCGCCCCAAGGTATCGATCAAGGGACCGCGGGACGGCGCCACCTACAAGGGTTCGGCGCCGCGGGCCCGTTGTGCGGGACTCGACCGGCTGTCCGGGGTCGCCTCGTGCCGGCTTACCAAGAAGACCCACGGCGACCGGATCAGCTACCGAGCCACGGCGACCGACCGGGCCGGCAACACGGTTCACCGCTCGGTGGCCAGCACCGTGCTTGCCTATTACGTGATCGGTGCGCGATACCGGCACGGCGCCTTCACGGTGCGGGCCGGGCACGCGTACACGCTGGTCGCCGCCGGACCCAGGCACCGGCCGGTCTACTACGACGCCGCGGTCCATCCGAAGCGGCCGGGCAAACGCGACAATGCCTTCCATCGGGCCGGATATCGAAAATGGACCCTTGGTGTCTATCTGGAACGGGGCATGCACCGACACCGGTACTGGAACATCGGCATAAAGGCCGGCGGCACCCTGCACATCATCAAGATCCGGGTCAGTTGA
- a CDS encoding phage tail protein: MSDPFLGEIRLVSFNFPPRGWAFCNGQLLQINQNQALFSIVGTTYGGDGRTTFALPNFAGRMPIHQGQGFTVGQQGGEATHTLTVAEMPAHNHPALAGGAANGSSPNGTTWAPADGALEYSNAANTTMSRAAIADGGGNQAHENRPPFLVLNFIIALVGVYPSAN, from the coding sequence ATGAGTGATCCGTTCCTCGGAGAGATCAGACTGGTCTCGTTCAACTTCCCACCCAGGGGATGGGCGTTCTGCAACGGCCAGTTGCTGCAGATCAACCAGAACCAGGCACTGTTCTCCATCGTGGGCACCACCTACGGCGGCGATGGCCGGACCACGTTTGCCCTGCCCAACTTCGCCGGGCGGATGCCCATCCACCAGGGTCAGGGCTTCACCGTCGGACAACAAGGCGGCGAGGCGACGCACACGCTGACTGTCGCGGAGATGCCGGCCCACAACCATCCGGCACTGGCCGGCGGGGCCGCCAACGGCTCCAGCCCGAACGGCACCACATGGGCCCCCGCCGACGGCGCGCTGGAATACAGCAATGCGGCGAACACCACGATGAGCCGCGCCGCAATCGCCGACGGCGGCGGCAACCAGGCCCACGAGAACCGACCACCGTTCCTGGTGCTCAATTTCATCATCGCCCTGGTGGGCGTCTACCCCTCAGCGAACTAG
- a CDS encoding response regulator produces MAGLGAERLHQLFAQEADVRLAALDALLLRLETDSDPELVRSIFREVHTLKGSSAVAGLDRVSGVAHRLEELVEEVREQRQPVTSDLIDTLLLGVDELREAISAAGVTDGQDVSEAPHVAVPAVPRPADPPSDPAAGPPLPAPRPSAASHTNGLRTGAGAILVPVERLEELTRLVGQTTSAHLRVGQLLKEQFGIDPATCNEFNELSRSLNDLHDRAMRTQMVPVTTVTDQLHRSVRDLARAQGKRIRWEVAGTDTELDRGVLNRLADSLLHLIRNAVDHGVESAEQREREGKPAEATIRLHAMQLGGDVVIAVSDDGRGIDTTRIRRDAHRLGIDTEGLAEQDLVDLSFQPGLSTAQFVTDVSGRGVGLDVVRSNVEAAHGRVEVRSEAGVGTEFRIIVPITVAVLRCLLVEVGDETFALPFHRVQSTRSGSGSQARAEGRPIVWADHHPVPVTPLCDALGLAGDPAEGPVVVLGDATRRHAFVVDRLVGQRDVVVKTLSPLVPQLPAVAGASCEADGSIMIVLDPPGLIERAQDVSRTVGSAASAAAPAPRRSVLVVDDALIVRELQRGILERANFDVRVAADGQQALGLLAEEPSDLVVTDIEMPRMDGFALTRAIRDHPTLTNIPVLIVSSRASDADRARGLDAGADGYITKSNFDDASLLTAVHRLLGTTG; encoded by the coding sequence ATGGCGGGGCTGGGGGCCGAGCGGCTGCACCAGCTGTTCGCCCAGGAAGCCGATGTCCGCTTGGCAGCGCTGGACGCGTTGCTGCTCCGACTCGAAACCGACTCGGATCCGGAGCTGGTCCGCTCGATCTTCCGGGAGGTCCACACCCTGAAGGGGTCGTCGGCGGTAGCCGGTCTGGACCGGGTGAGCGGTGTCGCCCACCGGCTGGAGGAACTTGTTGAAGAAGTCCGCGAGCAGCGGCAGCCGGTGACGAGTGACCTCATCGACACCCTGCTGCTCGGGGTCGACGAGCTGAGGGAAGCCATCTCGGCGGCGGGCGTTACGGACGGCCAGGACGTATCCGAGGCCCCGCACGTCGCAGTGCCCGCAGTCCCCAGACCGGCTGATCCTCCGAGCGATCCTGCGGCAGGGCCTCCACTACCGGCCCCGCGACCGTCGGCCGCGTCTCACACGAACGGCCTGCGGACCGGGGCCGGTGCCATCCTGGTCCCGGTCGAGCGGCTGGAGGAGCTGACCCGGTTGGTCGGTCAGACCACGTCGGCGCACTTGCGCGTCGGACAGCTGCTCAAGGAGCAGTTCGGCATCGACCCGGCCACCTGCAACGAGTTCAATGAACTGTCCCGCTCGCTCAACGATCTGCACGATCGCGCAATGCGCACTCAGATGGTGCCGGTCACCACGGTCACCGATCAATTGCACCGGTCGGTACGCGATCTGGCTCGGGCCCAGGGCAAGCGGATCAGGTGGGAAGTTGCCGGAACCGATACCGAGCTGGACCGCGGTGTCCTGAACCGACTGGCGGATTCACTGCTGCACCTGATTCGCAACGCTGTCGATCATGGTGTCGAGTCAGCTGAACAGCGAGAACGCGAGGGGAAACCGGCCGAGGCCACGATCCGTCTGCACGCCATGCAGCTGGGTGGCGACGTGGTCATCGCAGTCAGCGACGACGGCCGGGGAATCGACACGACAAGGATCCGGCGCGACGCGCACCGGCTCGGCATCGACACTGAAGGACTCGCCGAACAGGATCTCGTCGACCTCAGCTTCCAGCCCGGCTTGTCAACCGCACAGTTCGTGACCGACGTCTCGGGCCGTGGCGTGGGTCTGGACGTGGTCCGCAGCAACGTCGAAGCTGCCCACGGTCGAGTGGAAGTACGATCCGAGGCCGGGGTCGGGACCGAGTTCCGAATCATCGTGCCGATAACCGTCGCCGTGTTGCGCTGCCTCCTGGTCGAGGTCGGCGACGAAACGTTCGCCCTGCCGTTCCATCGGGTGCAGTCGACCCGGTCCGGGAGCGGGTCGCAGGCACGCGCCGAGGGCCGTCCGATCGTCTGGGCGGATCATCATCCGGTGCCGGTCACCCCGCTGTGCGATGCCTTGGGATTGGCCGGTGATCCGGCGGAGGGTCCGGTGGTCGTCTTGGGTGACGCCACCCGGCGTCACGCCTTCGTCGTCGACCGGCTGGTGGGTCAGCGCGACGTGGTGGTCAAGACGCTGAGCCCGCTGGTCCCGCAGTTGCCTGCCGTCGCCGGCGCCAGCTGCGAGGCGGACGGCTCGATCATGATCGTGCTCGACCCGCCGGGACTCATCGAACGCGCGCAGGATGTCAGCCGGACGGTCGGTTCGGCGGCGTCAGCGGCAGCTCCGGCGCCTCGACGCAGCGTGCTGGTCGTTGATGATGCGCTGATCGTGCGTGAACTGCAGCGCGGCATCCTCGAACGCGCGAACTTCGACGTCCGAGTCGCCGCCGATGGCCAGCAGGCCCTGGGCCTCCTGGCCGAAGAGCCCAGCGATCTTGTCGTCACCGACATCGAGATGCCGAGGATGGACGGTTTCGCGCTGACAAGGGCGATCCGCGACCATCCGACGTTGACCAACATTCCGGTGCTCATCGTCAGCTCGCGCGCGAGTGACGCAGACCGCGCACGTGGCCTTGATGCCGGCGCCGACGGGTACATCACCAAGAGCAACTTCGACGATGCCAGCCTGCTGACTGCCGTGCACCGGCTGCTGGGGACGACCGGATGA
- a CDS encoding chemotaxis protein CheW produces the protein MTAVHALLLPVAAELYALPIGWAREVVRAPTITSLPTAPPTLLGLFNLRGEIVPILDTAALLSIGAIPIPAFAVVASSPHGPVGLATTGVPQRRLLDPPVGPSELWGTSGSYRVDDQVATLLDPSVLLTPGRLRGQQPSELAALER, from the coding sequence ATGACCGCGGTCCATGCGCTGCTCCTGCCGGTCGCCGCGGAGCTGTACGCACTCCCGATCGGCTGGGCACGAGAGGTGGTGCGCGCACCGACGATAACGTCGCTGCCGACTGCGCCGCCCACCCTGCTCGGCCTGTTCAACCTACGGGGGGAGATCGTGCCGATCCTTGACACCGCAGCCCTCCTTTCGATCGGCGCCATCCCGATCCCCGCATTCGCGGTGGTGGCGTCGAGTCCACATGGACCGGTCGGGCTGGCCACGACAGGTGTGCCACAGCGCCGGCTGCTCGACCCACCGGTGGGTCCCTCGGAACTTTGGGGAACATCGGGGTCGTATCGGGTCGACGATCAGGTGGCGACGTTGCTCGATCCGTCCGTGCTCCTGACGCCGGGACGCCTTCGCGGCCAGCAACCGAGTGAGCTCGCCGCCTTGGAGCGCTGA